TGAGTTTATTTGATGATGGTGTTGCCAACGGAGTAGCTCATGTTAATCTTACTAATGGTGTTGGTACTATTGCTGGAGAACATCCTCTAGGAGAGCATCCTTCTAGAACGTTATTCGTCCGTAACATTAACAGTAATGTTGAGGATGCAGAGCTTAGAGCTCTCTTTGAGGTACTTCTAAATGTCATGCGTTCCTATCATTTTTGTGGTGCCCCCCTGTTTTGCCAGCATATCATGTACTAAGGTCTTTgctttatttatgtatttttatgcaTCTGGAGTTACTCATTGCTCTTTTTATCAATGATTAGATGTagatgtttgttttttaatatttaaatttggttaaCATGTTTGCAAGAATTGGATAGAAAAGtcttaatttttccttttactaCCATGTGAGTTCTGCATAAGAAACAATATTGTGGAGCTGCAAGCAGGTTCATAATTTGGTTGGAGAACAATTGTCTTCGGTGTAATTATTTGGTGATATCTAATTTTAAGGCTAGTGATTTCCTGGACTTCTGAAATGAGATAATTCATTAAGTTCGTTGTTGTTGACTATTTTCAGCAATATGGTGATATCAGAACAATGTATACTACATGTAAGCATAGGGGCTTTGTGATGATATCTTATTATGATATACGTGCGGCTCGAACTGCTATGCGGTCATTGCAGAATAAGTCACTCCGGAGGAGAAAGCTGGATATTCACTTCTCGATCCCTAAGGTTCTGAACGTTGAACTTCGATCAATAAGAATCTTGTGTTGtctattttctaataaaaactGCTTCTCCATCTTCTTCCTCTCCAGGAGAACCCATCTGACAAGGACATCAATCAAGGAACCTTGGtagtatttaatttggatCCATCAGTTTCTAATGATGACCTTCAACATATTTTTGGGGCTTATGGCGAGGTCAAAGAGGTGCGCAGCTTTCTCTTTTCATCATTGACTTTGCTGAGCATGATTTCCTGGATTCGATATCTGAGCATTGTTTTGCATCTTTATTTTAGTCCAGATAAGGGAAACACCACACAAGAGGCATcacaaatttattgaattttatgacGTTAGAGCTGCGGAAGCTGCACTTAAATCCTTAAACCGAAGCGATATAGCCGGGAAACGCATAAAGCTGGAACCCAGCCGCCCTGGTGGAGCACGTcgaaggtatatatattaatatactgtttttttctttcttaacttttccttttccttttatagCCTCTGGCGATAAAGTGTGTTTGCctaatcttttataataatctaGTCCTTTGTGCCAATCAATTACTCATTGCTAATTATGAACAGCATTTGAGGATTTTCTGTCAGCTTATTATTGGAAATTATTTATGCGTCATATGAACTTAATATGGATGTCAGGTAAGAAATAAGTATCACCTTAGAATACGAAAATGACCACGCCTGTGGTCTCTTTAGGATTCATGCTATTACTCTTGTTCCAGGCCTCTGTGGAGCTTACTGAAAGTTCTTACAGGTGATTCTGATTTATGGACTGtaactttctatttttcctttGTCGTGTACTTTAAGCTTGCTGCTGCATCTAAATCAAGAGCTTGAACAAGATGAAAGGAATTTGCATCGAGTAGGTTCACCACTTGAGAATTCTCCCCCTGGTATGGATCAAAGGAGTACTTCAATTACTGTTAGCCATCTCTAGATATTGGGAAATAGCATGTTGtctgaataataaattagctATGTATGAATCCGTACAAGCTTATGTCCACAATCTGGCAGGTAATTGGCCACAGCTTGGCAGCCCTATGGAGCGGAATTCTCTCCAGAACTTCAGTAAATCACCTGTATTTAGCTCTTTCAGTCCTCCTGTAGGCAACAGTTTACCTGGATTAGCTTCAGTTCGGCAATCTCAAGTGCCAAACCAGAGGGTCACGCCCACAGGAAAAGATTTGCTAAGAGGCCCTCATTTGGAACacatattttcaaatgaaaattcaaactgCCGAGGTATCTTTGACCAATCTCATTCATTCCCAGAGCAGAAGTTGAGTCCGTATAGTGGAcctgtttcttcttttggtgCTTCCGCTTTCAACACACCCAGAGCTCAGACCATGAGATTCCCTTTTATGCACGGTGGAAATAGTGGCTTTCCTATACCAAATCTTCATGGATCTTTCTGCAGTTCTTCTCAGCTCCAACAGCAGCGTCACCAGTACCATATTGGATCTGCGCCATCTGGTGTCCCTCTTGAACGACAATTTGGTTACTTTCAGGAGTCATCAAAAGCATCATTGAAGAGTCCCAGTTTTGATGGTGTAGCTCCAATTTATAAGGATCGGAGTTTCACGGGTAATATGGTTTCTCCAAGACTAAGTCCCGTGTTTCTTGGTAATGGTCATTTTCCAGGAGTTGCAGTCTCTAACATGGAGGGTTTGGCTGAACGTGGAAAGTCCCGACGCATTGAAAGCAATGGAACCCAAATAGACAACAAGAAACAGTTTCAACTTGATCTTGATAAGATTAGGAGTGGTGAAGATACTCGAACGACCCtgatgattaaaaatatcccCAACAAGTAAAAGCCTTTATACTACTACTGTTTCAAGTTACTAAGATCATAGAAATAATTCACATAGCTTGTTTCCTGTCTTTTTCGTAGATACACATCCAAGATGTTGCTGGCCACCATCGATGAACATCACCAGGGAACGTATGATTTTCTCTATTTGCCCATCGATTTCAAGGTCATCTTTGGTTCTTTACCATACTTCatgcattttattttcctaaaaaagaATGAATCTGAAACAATACATGATTCATCTGCAGAATAAATGCAATGTGGGTTATGCATTTATCAACATGTTGTCACCATTGAACATTATCCCATTTTATGAGGTAATTCGTTTATATTCTCTCTTTCTGTCCTGCCCTTTTTGTTAATCTATATGCCGTCATACATCAGTACTAAACCTTTTTCCTTGAAACACAGGCATTCAATGGGAAGAAGTGGGAGAAATTCAACAGCGAGAAAGTGGCCTCTTTGGCATTCGCTCGAATTCAGGGAAAAGCAGCCCTTGTGGCCCATTTCCAGAACTCAAGTTTGATGAATGAAGATAAACGTTGCAGACCGATTCTCCTTGATTCAGAATCCCCGGAACTTAACAATAAGGTAAAAGTTTTTGTCAAGCTGAATCATCCATCAAGTTTCTGCTAGTATTGCAAAACTTAGCAAATCCCATTGATCTGCAGCTCATCAAAGAAAATCCTGCTGCTGGTCAGTCAAATGGAGAAGAGAACAACACCTCCTTTGTGAACGAGAGATAACGACCGTGTGGAAGCTACCGTCTTGAGAAGTGGCTGCTCTTGTTTCAAGTGTACAAAATTAGGACCATGtaaatccaaaaagaaaagattagcTTCTGCTTTGTTGTCATTGTTTGCTACTTCATATTGATGGAAATTTTGGACAAGAAACCGTTCCATTGATGTGAAGTTGATTCGATACTTTTGTATCAATGTGAAGTTGATTCGATACTTTTGTAATGAGACggatggaaaattttagggtaaaaatTGGAGTTTTGAAGGTTGGTCGAAGATTGTGAGGACAAaattttgctataatttttatgaatgtataaaaatattcgtGCTATAGAGACTGAACTGAACATAAGCACTTATgcattatgtttgtttttattttcgagataaatcaaaatatatttaatgattgtcatcatattttttatttgagtgtttttaactgttttagtataaatatatatatacacacacacatatacataaataaatataaaaaagacatgatttgacagtgatttaacaataaatagtaatttttgtctttcaaaacacaatattaaacatataaaatacttattttaaattatttttaaaaataaattcaaatatatatattatatctaatatatatttatttattttatttttctttctctattttcataaaatacaaaaaaacacTCCAGAAACGAATTCAAATACTATGATGATGTGGTTGGAGTACAATCCAATagttttgatataaatttcttttatgggGGATTTCAGATTCGAACTTTGCCGGGGCATATGCAGATATGGTGAGGGAGTgggtgtaaaattaaaaaaaaactctcaCGGTCATGGTGAAACCCAGGAGCGTGTGTCTCACGGGCCATCATCGCAGCCATTCctcatttctctttctttgGAGCAGCACGTGTCAATACGTCACGCTTGTGGGGCCCACTGTCCACGCGGCTATCTATCAGGGGTCTAACCCCGCACTGTCCCCAACTCTTGATCCCAGCCGTTCGCTTGCACCCCAGACAACTTTGCTTAAGCACGGGTGTGAATCACATACGACCGGCTCTCCAAAACCATGCCTTTCTATTGTTGTACGTTTAGGACGGTGACGGCTATATTATGCTATTAGCTAAGCAGAAGTCCCTAGAGGTACACCTTGTAGTCTGTTACTGCAAAGAAGTCAAAAACTTCCGTTGTAGGTAATCCAAATAGGACCAGGCTCTAAAGCACGCCCACCCCCCACCGTGTATAAATATACGGACAGGGGAGCGAaaatgtagagagagaaagcgcGTCgttgtagagagagagagagaggactTGGATTTCCGCAGGTATAATACATCATACACAATCTGTATTTTGTATCTAGACATCGTATCCAATTCTCTTCTATATAGAGCTATTCTTGTCAATCAGGAGGTTTGTTAAGCTTTGTGTGGGTAATTAAGCTGTTAAAGCAGTATTTTCTTTGTAGCAATAATTGAGCTCTATCAACGAATGTTGGATTCTGGTGTGCCATTCTGTTTCTACTTCTAGGGTTTTGGGTTGTGGGGTAGGCGtggatattttaatttttgtgactgtttttgtgtttttcagATGTTCTATTTCGAGCTTTGTTTGCTGCTGAAGGAAGTGCTTGAGTTGAGTTGACTTCCGCTTTCTTGGGTTTTTTCTTGATGAATTTGGGGTTTTTCTTGGAGAAAAGGTCTGAAGGTTTTAGTTTATGATTCAGTTTCTTGTATCCTCCTTCAAAGGGTTTTCTTTCCGcttaaattctttttcctttctttttcaattttaaattgggTTTTAATTCTAGTGTGATTAATTTTATGCGTCTTTTTATTCATCTTAGATTTCTTATTGGCAATTTTGAGTTATTTTCGTTCATTCATTTCATGTGTTGTTTGAGTATTTACTTATGTTTTCATGTGAGTGTTTTTTTTGTGGCTTGCTTCGCAATGAAATGTCTTGTGTGGAAGGGATGTACCTACTCTAATACATGCGGCTTCTTTATTACGCCTCTTAGTGTTCTTGATGTCATACTTAGCCAGGTTAATTAGGAAAACTTCTAACATTCTTGTAATAAACTGAAACAGGAAGCATGATTTAAGAAGTAAATTATGAGGAAATTTAGATCTCTATGGTATGTAGTCTCCATATGCCTGCAAGATATTACCTGAACCCTCCCCACCCAGTTTTATGAAATGGGTTAGCCATCATTGAAGCAAGATCaactttttattagtaaatgCTATAAATCGTCATTTGCATGACAAAGTGATATTGCTTGTTGCTTTATATCACTGAAAAAACCGGCTCTTCTTTGGTCAAGAACTACAATAACTTCCTCCAGCAAGAGGCCTGGTTGGGACAGAGATCAGATTTCCGTGTGTTTGCTTTGACTTGGTTTTTCATACCTTGTATAAACTAATTACCTTGGATATGTACAGCGTGAAAGGCACTCCCTTTCTTGTGTTCCAATTCTACTGACCAAATCTGTAAtcgtattattattatcttgaGCGATGACTTGGGGATAAAGAATAGTAAAACTTCCTGGCGTTAAATCACTGAgtattaaattaagttgaaaGAAAGGAGTGACTTTGTTTGTATCTGCGTCAATTGGAGTGTTCTATTGCACGTTTTTTTCGTAGAAATGGTTACTCTTGAATTTGGAAAATATTACCACTGCTCTCTCTATATAACAGCATATCTATAGCAGTATTTCTGATGAATTACAAACTTATTGTAGTGATAAGTGGAAGAAACCCCTTGGCGGATAGAGTATATTTCCTCTGTAACATCATAAAAGAAGAGGCTGTTGATTTTTGTTCTAGTTTGTTGGAATCATCACACTCTTGGTCAAAGGCATTTCCCTTTTAATTCCTTCTATATGCTATCCATTCTCCGTTATCGAATCAATATCAATTGcgactttttactttttctcttGATAAAGATTTTATTCAGTTGTTTGTTTCTTCTGTGACATTCTTCTTATTGAGAATTCAAAATTGCAGTCTCCTGTGGCTGATCGCATATCGTAAAGGGGTTTGTTGCTCGCTGATGCTTTTGATACAATATCTTGATCTACATCAGTCGCGCAGACCAAATGCCatcattaaaaatgaaaaccaaGTCAACCACAGActgtttgaaagaaaaaaatggtcTCCATGTATGCCGCAAGTCAAGTATGATATCCAAGAATCCTCTCTCTCGTGCCAGAGTTTGTCAAAATGTGGAAAAAAATTGTGCTTATACTCAGAGCAATCAGGATGGTAAGTGTGGGCCAGCCCTCAATAATATCCTTGCAGTGCCTGTTATTTCTTATGTGCTCACTTGTACATTCGCCAAGTACGATCAGAAGCATTAATCATTGCTTATTTGTTCGCCTTCTTACTATTTGATGGGGCTGTTGCTCTGGTGTAAGGATATCATTGTTTCAAATAATCTTACTTTGATTTTGCTAAATGCTACGATGGTGTTGATACCTTTGGTACTTACAAGCTTTTCGTTTATGCTGAACCACATGTATACCTATGACCTATCTCATGTACAtctgaaaatatgtatttatggtTGAGTATCAAGTTATAAGAAGCATTACAGCAACAGAGAATTCTTGGACTGGTGGATTTAGGTAAACCACTAGAATGAAAAATAGGTTCTCATTGAATACGTTCAGTTTCTATCTCTCTTTCTCTATTCTAAGAAAGAGGTCTCTCCTTTCcgattcattttttcttcagcTGTTGCTACTACTAGGTCATgctaatacattttttttggggttgataagtataatttaaatgcTCGAGACATTCTGTGGTGCAGCTTCGGCTTATGATCAAGCGTTTTCTGAGGACATTGGACGGTGTGAAACTAACCATGATGAGTTATCTAATGAAGAGAACCTTATGCAGAGGCAGCCATCAACTGAAACCGATTCTGCTACTGTGGATAGTATGGtatgcataattattttttagtagcTCATTGATTTGTTACAGTGCTTTCTTTGTCTGTAATTTCAGTCGTGCATCTGATGGTTATAGCATCTTTCGGCTGAAACCATGTATAACTAGCATCTAAAtcgtataattttttacgcCCTATAACTTCTCTGTCTGTTTTCTCAACCAAAATCTCCACATGTTATTCTAAAGTAAGAATATTTATGATTGAGTTCTGTGCTTACTGGTGAAGTCTTCAATATCTTTAGGAACCTGCAGTATCCACCTGCACTTCAAACATAGAAACTATCTTTTCCCCCATTCTGGATTCGGTGGATTTCTACAATAATGAAGGTATgctctataattttcttattgatTTCAAGCTTATGACATGGCATGATCAATGATGTTATTTTCCTCAACCATGAAGTTTCTAGTAACTTAGTTTTAATCTATTAGTCAACAAGTATGTTGACCTGTATAAGGAAATAAATCCATCTGTTCTCAGTGTAATATACATATGGAGTTTACCTGTCCTCTGAGTTCCAGTTGGCATAACCAACTCTGCATTTTTCCCTTGTAGGAAGTGACATTCTTTATGTGCAATAGCTAGATAGCGACGATTACTAACTCTGCATTTCCCTTGTAGGAAGTGACATTCTTTATGTGCCACAGCTAGATAGCGACGATAGTGATAATAGCAGCAGAAGTTCATGTGAATATCAAGCATGCAATGTATCAGATTTCTACATCTCTGACATGATTTTTTCTGGACCTCCCGTTGGAAGCAATTATCCTGGAGAACCCATCGGAAGCCATTCTGAATTTGAAAACAGAACAGATGCATTGTTACTACCTGATTTCAAATGTGAGGAGTCTAGTTTACTTTGTGATTTGACAGAGGAATGCATGGTATTGCCTTTTTTGGAGGATACTTTAGATACTGGATGTGATCATGATGGCAGACCATCAGAAGATACCATCCTAGGTTCTGACAATTCCAGCTTGTACATGGCAATCCATCAACTGCGATCTCACAACCAGGATTCTCTCATAAATACCTACTCTGACCAAGATTATGAGTGCTTTGATCCACAAATGTATATAAGGAATCTCCCAGAGCAGCCGGACGTGGCATTTACTTCGTTACCAACTTCGGTGCCGAATGAAAAGCAAAACGCCAAGCAAATCACTTTAGTACTTGACTTAGATGGTATGCACATTTTCTCCAGATATTTGTTGAATGCTTCTTTAATATGTTTCAATATTTCTgatgcatatatttttctagtcACTAGATATGATTATACCGTTTCATGATTTATCCTCTTGGCGAAGGTTGTTTGGGTAACACCTTtggaaatttttaataatttgtgcTGTCCCTGACATGTGATTTTCTCACTGTTTGAACTTAAAAAACAAAGCGAGCTTCCAGTGTCCTCGCTCTGAATGATTAGATCTTGAGAAGTAATGCTGATgctattttattgaattattgtGAATGTTTTAATgggtttaatatatttatgttttgtttgCTTGACTTTCAAGAGCATCAGATGAATAGGTTCTCCAGAAGTTTAAGTATCTTGATTTACTGTGTGCAGAAACACTTGTCCACTCTACATTAGATCACTGTGATGATGCGGACTTCACATTTTCTGTGTTCTTCAACATGAAAGAACATACTGTTTATGTGAAACAGAGGCCTCACCTCCAGACTTTCCTCAAAAGAGTGGCCGAAATGTTTGAGATTGTGGTTTTCACTGCTAGTCAAAGCATCTATGCGAAACAACTTCTAGATATTCTGGATCCAGATGGAACAGTTATATCAAGACGAGCTTATCGTGAATCATGCATCTTCTCTGAAGGAACTTACATGAAAGACTTGACAGTATTAGGTGTTGATCTTGCAAAAGTTGCCATAATAGATAATTCCCCACAGGTAGAatgttattttgttttgtttgtgcTGGTCCTTTTTCTTGTTACAGATATTGCTTGATTATATGGTCTCAGTTTTGACCATGAATAACATAGCAGCTTCATTAGAAGTGGCATAGAAGCTGTGTAATTCCACTAATATTTGctcaaatttaatcatttgGCAATCACTAAGCTGCACTTAACATAATGTTACCATCAATTCTCCTTCATAAGTAATTCTTCCAGATCTCCTGGCTAACACTATTCTGGGACTAGGAGACTTTCCTCCAGCAAGTGTGTTGGTATTTTCAAGTCCTTTTTCTAGGTTTGGTAAATGATTTTAATCCCAACAAGTATCTTTTAAGTTTCAGGATCATGGAGCTAATCTTTACATTTTTCCCCAAATAGATGGTTTATTGCCGCTAGAAGTTTAGAGCATGTCATTCTCCTGTTTCGATTTGCATTTtgatctttgatttttttttcctaagtTAGTCTTAGAACATTTATCCAAATATGTCCATCTCGAAATTACAGCTTAAGAAGCATGTCGGAAAGGCTAATTTAGAGTAGGTAGTCAAGAAAACATTACTTCAATGCTGACATGTTTCATGAACTGATTTCTTGGTTTAAAGCATTACTCTTTTGACGATTTCAGGTTTTCAGGTTG
This genomic window from Sesamum indicum cultivar Zhongzhi No. 13 linkage group LG12, S_indicum_v1.0, whole genome shotgun sequence contains:
- the LOC105175666 gene encoding CTD small phosphatase-like protein 2: MPSLKMKTKSTTDCLKEKNGLHVCRKSSMISKNPLSRARVCQNVEKNCAYTQSNQDASAYDQAFSEDIGRCETNHDELSNEENLMQRQPSTETDSATVDSMEPAVSTCTSNIETIFSPILDSVDFYNNEGSDILYVPQLDSDDSDNSSRSSCEYQACNVSDFYISDMIFSGPPVGSNYPGEPIGSHSEFENRTDALLLPDFKCEESSLLCDLTEECMVLPFLEDTLDTGCDHDGRPSEDTILGSDNSSLYMAIHQLRSHNQDSLINTYSDQDYECFDPQMYIRNLPEQPDVAFTSLPTSVPNEKQNAKQITLVLDLDETLVHSTLDHCDDADFTFSVFFNMKEHTVYVKQRPHLQTFLKRVAEMFEIVVFTASQSIYAKQLLDILDPDGTVISRRAYRESCIFSEGTYMKDLTVLGVDLAKVAIIDNSPQVFRLQVNNGIPIKSWFDDPSDSALISLLPFLETLVDADDVRPIIARKFGNKE
- the LOC105175665 gene encoding protein MEI2-like 5 isoform X1, which produces MLQFSDNSCSVGASKTPTNLSQRMGTSARVFFQSDSYRVSNDASLFSSSLPVLAHEKSNFTELKHDAQFVDDSSPSLIGLCPDSEGKKLLEEGENHEVGRFLPDDEDELLAGMIDGYDVSWLPNLVDDVEECDVFGSGGGLELESDSQDSLRVGVSKLSLFDDGVANGVAHVNLTNGVGTIAGEHPLGEHPSRTLFVRNINSNVEDAELRALFEQYGDIRTMYTTCKHRGFVMISYYDIRAARTAMRSLQNKSLRRRKLDIHFSIPKENPSDKDINQGTLVVFNLDPSVSNDDLQHIFGAYGEVKEIRETPHKRHHKFIEFYDVRAAEAALKSLNRSDIAGKRIKLEPSRPGGARRSLLLHLNQELEQDERNLHRVGSPLENSPPGNWPQLGSPMERNSLQNFSKSPVFSSFSPPVGNSLPGLASVRQSQVPNQRVTPTGKDLLRGPHLEHIFSNENSNCRGIFDQSHSFPEQKLSPYSGPVSSFGASAFNTPRAQTMRFPFMHGGNSGFPIPNLHGSFCSSSQLQQQRHQYHIGSAPSGVPLERQFGYFQESSKASLKSPSFDGVAPIYKDRSFTGNMVSPRLSPVFLGNGHFPGVAVSNMEGLAERGKSRRIESNGTQIDNKKQFQLDLDKIRSGEDTRTTLMIKNIPNKYTSKMLLATIDEHHQGTYDFLYLPIDFKNKCNVGYAFINMLSPLNIIPFYEAFNGKKWEKFNSEKVASLAFARIQGKAALVAHFQNSSLMNEDKRCRPILLDSESPELNNKLIKENPAAGQSNGEENNTSFVNER
- the LOC105175665 gene encoding protein MEI2-like 5 isoform X2; amino-acid sequence: MLQFSDNSCSGASKTPTNLSQRMGTSARVFFQSDSYRVSNDASLFSSSLPVLAHEKSNFTELKHDAQFVDDSSPSLIGLCPDSEGKKLLEEGENHEVGRFLPDDEDELLAGMIDGYDVSWLPNLVDDVEECDVFGSGGGLELESDSQDSLRVGVSKLSLFDDGVANGVAHVNLTNGVGTIAGEHPLGEHPSRTLFVRNINSNVEDAELRALFEQYGDIRTMYTTCKHRGFVMISYYDIRAARTAMRSLQNKSLRRRKLDIHFSIPKENPSDKDINQGTLVVFNLDPSVSNDDLQHIFGAYGEVKEIRETPHKRHHKFIEFYDVRAAEAALKSLNRSDIAGKRIKLEPSRPGGARRSLLLHLNQELEQDERNLHRVGSPLENSPPGNWPQLGSPMERNSLQNFSKSPVFSSFSPPVGNSLPGLASVRQSQVPNQRVTPTGKDLLRGPHLEHIFSNENSNCRGIFDQSHSFPEQKLSPYSGPVSSFGASAFNTPRAQTMRFPFMHGGNSGFPIPNLHGSFCSSSQLQQQRHQYHIGSAPSGVPLERQFGYFQESSKASLKSPSFDGVAPIYKDRSFTGNMVSPRLSPVFLGNGHFPGVAVSNMEGLAERGKSRRIESNGTQIDNKKQFQLDLDKIRSGEDTRTTLMIKNIPNKYTSKMLLATIDEHHQGTYDFLYLPIDFKNKCNVGYAFINMLSPLNIIPFYEAFNGKKWEKFNSEKVASLAFARIQGKAALVAHFQNSSLMNEDKRCRPILLDSESPELNNKLIKENPAAGQSNGEENNTSFVNER